A window from Prionailurus viverrinus isolate Anna unplaced genomic scaffold, UM_Priviv_1.0 scaffold_42, whole genome shotgun sequence encodes these proteins:
- the ICOSLG gene encoding ICOS ligand isoform X1, whose translation MRLTSAGMFLLLFSALQANVQEKEVRALVGSDVELSCIFPERHSFDLNDLYVYWQTSVVGTPKTVVTYYLSGNSSAGHEDNRYRDRARLSLESMKRGDFSLHLHNITPQDEQRFNCLVFRKSLELEKILDVVVTLHVAANYSMPVVRAPSGPSENEELTFTCTSMNGYPRPNVYWINRTDNSLLNETLQNNTVSLNAQGLYDVVSVLTIRRTPSVNVGCCIENVLLHQNLTTISTQAGGLCASHPALPRWRRLERAGVPGREKVEFRPSPPEEPQILNVTKQSQGSSEASVPPSVFSCSGWKGSLPFPPHPFSLVLFSSPVETVTGTEYGITESQADAPKKQGAVLSALIVLGVVVAVAVATGWVCRSRCPPRDPRRSWAARPEQTFSSTVSDENSPPGAWTGFL comes from the exons ATGCGGCTGACAAG CGCTGGAATGTTCCTGCTCCTGTTCAGCGCCCTGCAAGCCA ATGTTCAAGAGAAAGAAGTCAGGGCGCTGGTGGGCAGCGACGTGGAGCTCAGCTGCATTTTCCCCGAAAGACACAGTTTTGATTTAAATGACCTTTATGTGTACTGGCAAACCAGTGTCGTCGGCACACCGAAGACCGTGGTCACCTACTACCTCTCCGGGAACAGCTCCGCGGGCCACGAGGACAACCGCTACAGGGACAGGGCCCGGCTGTCGCTGGAGAGCATGAAGCGGGGtgatttctctctccatctgcacAACATCACCCCCCAGGATGAACAGAGGTTCAACTGCCTGGTGTTTAGGAAATCCCTGGAGTTAGAGAAGATTCTGGATGTCGTGGTGACGTTACACGTGGCAG CCAACTACAGCATGCCCGTGGTCAGGGCCCCAAGCGGCCCCTCCGAGAATGAGGAGCTGACGTTCACGTGCACGTCCATGAACGGCTACCCGAGGCCTAACGTGTACTGGATCAACAGGACGGACAACAGCCTGCTGAACGAGACCTTGCAGAACAACACGGTCTCCTTGAATGCACAGGGCTTGTACGACGTGGTCAGTGTCCTGACGATCCGGCGGACCCCCAGCGTGAACGTCGGCTGCTGCATAGAGAATGTGCTCTTGCACCAAAACCTGACGACGATCAGCACTCAGGCAG GAGGACTCTGTGCTTctcaccctgccctgcccaggtGGCGGCGGCTGGAAAGGGCTGGGGTTCCAGGTCGCGAAAAGGTGGagttccgcccctcccccccggaAGAGCCGCAGATTTTAAACGTCACAAAGCAAAGCCAGGGAAGTTCTGAGGCCTCGGTGCCTCCCTCGGTTTTCTCCTGCTCAGGATGGAAGGggtccctcccctttcctccccaccctttCAGTCTTGTGTTATTTTCCTCTCCCGTAGAAACGGTCACCGGAACGGAATATGGCATCACCGAGAGCCAAGCCGATGCCCCGAAGAAACAAGGGGCGGTCCTCAGCGCCCTCATCGTGCTGGGCGTGgtcgtggccgtggccgtggctaCAGGCTGGGTGTGCCGAAGCAGGTGCCCCCCGCGGGATCCACGCAG GAGCTGGGCTGCAAGGCCAGAGCAGACGTTCTCTTCG ACCGTGTCTGATGAGAACTCACCACCCGGAGCGTGGACAGGGTTTCTGTGA
- the ICOSLG gene encoding ICOS ligand isoform X3, producing MRLTSAGMFLLLFSALQANVQEKEVRALVGSDVELSCIFPERHSFDLNDLYVYWQTSVVGTPKTVVTYYLSGNSSAGHEDNRYRDRARLSLESMKRGDFSLHLHNITPQDEQRFNCLVFRKSLELEKILDVVVTLHVAANYSMPVVRAPSGPSENEELTFTCTSMNGYPRPNVYWINRTDNSLLNETLQNNTVSLNAQGLYDVVSVLTIRRTPSVNVGCCIENVLLHQNLTTISTQAARRTLCFSPCPAQVAAAGKGWGSRSRKGGVPPLPPGRAADFKRHKAKPGKF from the exons ATGCGGCTGACAAG CGCTGGAATGTTCCTGCTCCTGTTCAGCGCCCTGCAAGCCA ATGTTCAAGAGAAAGAAGTCAGGGCGCTGGTGGGCAGCGACGTGGAGCTCAGCTGCATTTTCCCCGAAAGACACAGTTTTGATTTAAATGACCTTTATGTGTACTGGCAAACCAGTGTCGTCGGCACACCGAAGACCGTGGTCACCTACTACCTCTCCGGGAACAGCTCCGCGGGCCACGAGGACAACCGCTACAGGGACAGGGCCCGGCTGTCGCTGGAGAGCATGAAGCGGGGtgatttctctctccatctgcacAACATCACCCCCCAGGATGAACAGAGGTTCAACTGCCTGGTGTTTAGGAAATCCCTGGAGTTAGAGAAGATTCTGGATGTCGTGGTGACGTTACACGTGGCAG CCAACTACAGCATGCCCGTGGTCAGGGCCCCAAGCGGCCCCTCCGAGAATGAGGAGCTGACGTTCACGTGCACGTCCATGAACGGCTACCCGAGGCCTAACGTGTACTGGATCAACAGGACGGACAACAGCCTGCTGAACGAGACCTTGCAGAACAACACGGTCTCCTTGAATGCACAGGGCTTGTACGACGTGGTCAGTGTCCTGACGATCCGGCGGACCCCCAGCGTGAACGTCGGCTGCTGCATAGAGAATGTGCTCTTGCACCAAAACCTGACGACGATCAGCACTCAGGCAG ccAGGAGGACTCTGTGCTTctcaccctgccctgcccaggtGGCGGCGGCTGGAAAGGGCTGGGGTTCCAGGTCGCGAAAAGGTGGagttccgcccctcccccccggaAGAGCCGCAGATTTTAAACGTCACAAAGCAAAGCCAGGGAAGTTCTGA
- the ICOSLG gene encoding ICOS ligand isoform X2: MRLTSAGMFLLLFSALQANVQEKEVRALVGSDVELSCIFPERHSFDLNDLYVYWQTSVVGTPKTVVTYYLSGNSSAGHEDNRYRDRARLSLESMKRGDFSLHLHNITPQDEQRFNCLVFRKSLELEKILDVVVTLHVAANYSMPVVRAPSGPSENEELTFTCTSMNGYPRPNVYWINRTDNSLLNETLQNNTVSLNAQGLYDVVSVLTIRRTPSVNVGCCIENVLLHQNLTTISTQAETVTGTEYGITESQADAPKKQGAVLSALIVLGVVVAVAVATGWVCRSRCPPRDPRRSWAARPEQTFSSTVSDENSPPGAWTGFL; this comes from the exons ATGCGGCTGACAAG CGCTGGAATGTTCCTGCTCCTGTTCAGCGCCCTGCAAGCCA ATGTTCAAGAGAAAGAAGTCAGGGCGCTGGTGGGCAGCGACGTGGAGCTCAGCTGCATTTTCCCCGAAAGACACAGTTTTGATTTAAATGACCTTTATGTGTACTGGCAAACCAGTGTCGTCGGCACACCGAAGACCGTGGTCACCTACTACCTCTCCGGGAACAGCTCCGCGGGCCACGAGGACAACCGCTACAGGGACAGGGCCCGGCTGTCGCTGGAGAGCATGAAGCGGGGtgatttctctctccatctgcacAACATCACCCCCCAGGATGAACAGAGGTTCAACTGCCTGGTGTTTAGGAAATCCCTGGAGTTAGAGAAGATTCTGGATGTCGTGGTGACGTTACACGTGGCAG CCAACTACAGCATGCCCGTGGTCAGGGCCCCAAGCGGCCCCTCCGAGAATGAGGAGCTGACGTTCACGTGCACGTCCATGAACGGCTACCCGAGGCCTAACGTGTACTGGATCAACAGGACGGACAACAGCCTGCTGAACGAGACCTTGCAGAACAACACGGTCTCCTTGAATGCACAGGGCTTGTACGACGTGGTCAGTGTCCTGACGATCCGGCGGACCCCCAGCGTGAACGTCGGCTGCTGCATAGAGAATGTGCTCTTGCACCAAAACCTGACGACGATCAGCACTCAGGCAG AAACGGTCACCGGAACGGAATATGGCATCACCGAGAGCCAAGCCGATGCCCCGAAGAAACAAGGGGCGGTCCTCAGCGCCCTCATCGTGCTGGGCGTGgtcgtggccgtggccgtggctaCAGGCTGGGTGTGCCGAAGCAGGTGCCCCCCGCGGGATCCACGCAG GAGCTGGGCTGCAAGGCCAGAGCAGACGTTCTCTTCG ACCGTGTCTGATGAGAACTCACCACCCGGAGCGTGGACAGGGTTTCTGTGA